The DNA region GTCCAGCGCCGGATGAACAGCTGGCTGGAAGTCTCCCGGCGCTACGGTCGCGAGCCTGCGGCGGTGCTGGACGCCCGGGCTTCGATGGCGAAGCGGGTGGCGGATCAGGGGGACATCGACGGCAATTTGAAACGGCTGCGCACCGAAGCGGAGGCCATGGAGAAGGCGGCCCGCGCGGCGGCGGTCGAATTGGGGCGGAAACGGGCGAAGGCGGGCGCTGAACTGGTCAAACGCACCAAACCGCTCATGGCCGAGCTCGGTTTCAAGAAAGCGGCCCTCGAAGTGCACCTTGAAGCCACCAGGGCCCTGGGGCCAAGTGGCGATTCCCGGGTCGAGCTTCATTTTTCGCCTAATGTGGGCGAGCCCATGCTGCCCCTGTCCAAGATCGCCTCGAGCGGTGAGCTGGCCCGGATCCTCCTCGCCCTGAAGACGGTCCTGGCGGAAGTCGACGACATACCGGTTCTCATTTTCGACGAGGTTGACGCGAACGTGGGCGGCGAGATCGGCGGGGCGGTCGGGGAGAAGATGGCGGTGATCGCCCGGGATCACCAGGTTTTCTGCGTGACCCACCTGCCGCAGGTGGCGGCCTGTGCCGGTCAGCACTTTGTGGTGGAAAAGGATCAGTCGGGCAAACGGGCCAGCGTATCAATCCGAAAGATACACGAGGAAGCGGACGAGCGGGTGGGAGAACTGGCCCGGATGCTCGGGGACCGGAAGGCGAAGTCGGCCATCGCGCATGCCCGGGAGATGCTGGGGGGTGGACGGAAGGGTTGAGGGCAGATGCCGCGGAGCGGCGGTGGACGGTGGACGGTGGGGGAAGCCGAAGATGGAGGGTCGGGGACCGGGAGAGCCGGGAAAACAAAACGTAGCATGCTACAGTTTGTTTTTGATTTTGCTACGTAGGATGCTACGGTTGGTTTTGGGAATGAAAACAATACGGTCCAGGCTACGGTTGGTTTTGGGGCTGTCGCTTTGGAGGACGGCCCGGCGGTCCGTCCCTACCCTGGATTCCATGGGGGGCGGCCGATACGGAGATCGGCTGTTCGATTGAGTTGGTGCCTCAAAGGGCCGGACCAGGGTCCGCGCCTACACTTTGGGCTGCGGAGAACGGCGGCAGAGCGCCGTTGCTACACTTTGGGCTCTGGGGAACGGCGGCAGAGCGCCGTTGCTACATTTTCGCTGAGAGGACGATCCGCTCCTGCCTGATCAGACGTTGAAGCGGAAGTGGACGACGTCGCCGTCCTTGACCTCATAGTCGCGTCCTTCCATCCGGTATTTGCCGGCTTCGCGGGCGGCGGCGATGGAGCCGGCGGCTTTCAGGTCTTCCCATGAGACGACCTCGGCCTTGATGAACCCTTTTTCGAAATCGGTGTGGATGACGCCGGCGCATTGCGGGGCCTTCATGCCCTTGATGAAGGTCCAGGCCCGGGTCTCGATCTCGCCGGAAGTGAGGAAGGAGGCGAGGCCGAGAAGGTGGTAGGTGGCGTGGATGAGTTCGGAAACCCCGGAATCCCTGGCGCCAAGCTCGCTGAGGAATTGCTGTTCCTCTTCCGGGCTGAGTTCCCCGAGGTCCTCTTCCAGCTTGGAGCAGATGACGCAGCTTTCGGCGTCGCGGTGGGTGCGGACGTATTCGCGGACTTTGGCCACGTGCGGGTTCTTGTCGTGGTCGGCCACATCATCCTCTCCCACGTTGCAGGCGTAGATGACGGGTTTGGCCGAAAGAAGCTGAAAACCGTTGATGCGCTGCTGTTCGCGTTCGTCGGACACGGCGAAGGAGTTGACGGTCTTCCCCTCATTGAGGTGGGGGATTAGACGCTCGAGGAGGGCGACGGCGGCGATGGCGTCCTTGTCCTGGCCGCGGGCCTTTTTCAGGTTTCGCTCGAGTTGGCGTTCGGCGGAGTCGAGGTCGGCGAGGACGAGTTCCGTGCTGATGACCTCGATGTCACGGATCGGGTCGACGCTGCCCATATTGTGGATGATGTCGTCGTTTTCGAAACAGCGGACCACTTCGACGATGGCATCGACTTCGCGGATATTGGAGAGGAATTTGTTGCCGAGCCCTTCACCTTTGCTGGCCCCGGCGACGAGTCCGGCGATGTCGAGGAATTCAACGGCTGCCGGGATGATCTTGGCCGACTTGGTGATTCTGGAGAGCGGCTCCAGGCGGTTGTCGGGCACCTGGACGACGCCCACATTGGGTTCGATCGTGCAGAACGGGTAGTTGGCCGCCTCCGCCTTGCGGGAGCGGGTGAGGGCGTTGAAGAGGGTGGATTTGCCGACATTGGGCAATCCGACGATTCCGGCTCGGAGCATAATGGTAGGGAAAAGGTCTATCGGAAAACCCTTAATGGGGACGGGAGCGAGCAAAAACGGGTTCCCGACACTTCCGGCGCTGGGATTGCCGAGGCGAATTGATTCAGGAAGGGGCTTGACAAGCGTTGGGATTACCGGACGATTTTCCGCTTTTCGTCGTCAAATCCTCTTTATCAACCACGCCTCAGTCATGGCATTGAAGATCAAACTCGCCCGAACCGGCGCCACCCACAATCCTGTTTATCGCGTCGTCGTCGCTGAAGCGCGGGGCAACCGGGACGGCCGTTTCGTGGAGATCCTCGGCACCTATCAGCCGAAACAGCGGAACAACCGCCTGAAACTGAATGTCGAGCGTGCGGATTACTGGGTCAGCCAGGGAGCGATCCCGACCAACACCAGCCGGTCCCTGATCAAGAAAGCACGCAAAGCGGCGCCGGCCGAGGTGGCTGCGACCCCGGCCGAGAGCACCGCTTCGGCTGAAGGTTGACTCTTTGATTCCGGGCCTGAGCGGTCCGGATGAAGGCCAAGGGTTCGGCTTCAGGGCCGGACCTTTTCTGTTTTTGAGACCATCGCAGAAATCCCCGGGTTTCCATTCCGCCGGTGAAGATCGATATTCTGACACTTTTCCCCGCGATGCTTGAGGGATTCCTCTCCGAGAGCATGATCGGCCGTGCCCGGACGGCGGGGCTGCTCGAGATCGCGGTTCACAATATCCGCGACTGGGCCACGGACAAGCACCAGGTGACCGATGACCGGCCCTTTGGTGGAGGCGCCGGGATGGTCATGAAGCCCGAACCGCTCTTTGCGGCGATCGAAGCGGTGCGCCGGCCCGGGTCGTTGTCCGTCTATCTGGCTCCGGATGGCGAATCACTGACGCCGACTCTTGCGCGCGAATTGAATGCGGCGCCCCACCTGATCCTGGTCAGCGGGCATTACGAAGGAATTGACCAGCGGGTGCGGGATCATGCCATTGATCGTGAGGTCAGCATCGGCGATTACGTGCTGACCAACGGCACCCTCGCGGCGGCCGTCCTGGTCGACGTCTGCGCCCGATTCACGCCCGGTGTTCTCGGTGAGGAAAAGTCATTGACTCAGGAAAGTTTCACCGGCAATTTGCTCGACTTCCCTCAATACACGCGACCGGCCGAATTCCGTGGTTGGGGGATCCCAGAGGTTCTTCTTTCGGGGAATCACGCTGAGATTGACAAGTGGCGACACGAACAGCGGCTCGAGCGAACCCGGAAATTACGTCCCGATTTACTGAAAAAGTCCCATGAAACCAATCGTTAGCGAAATCACCCGCAGCCAACTCAAGACCGATTTGCCCGCCTTCAAGGTTGGTGACGGTGTTCGTGTCCACACCAAGGTGCGGGAAGGCGAAAAAGAGCGTATCCAGGTTTTTGCCGGTATCGTCATTGCCCGGAAGGGCGGGGGGATCCAGGAGACCTTCACGGTTCGCCGCATTTCCTACGGAGAAGGCGTGGAAAAAGTATTCCCGGTCCACAGCCCGAACATCGACAAGATCGAGATCGACCGCGAGAGCAAGGTCATGCGGGCCCGTCTCTACTACCTGCGTGGCCGGATCGGCAAGCGGGCCGTCCAGGTCAAGGAGAAGCGGACCTCCTGAGCGGGGTGTCTTTCTCCGGCGAATGACCGGATTTGATTTTGAAGGGCGGTTCCTGTGGGAGCCGCCCTTTTTCATGGAAGTGCAGCCACGCCGCTGTGTCGGTGTTTTCTCCGGATGCCTCGGGCACGTCGACGCAGCGAAGCGGCTGTAGTGCCTGCCGGTCGGACGGCTGGGCGGTCCGTCCCTGCCGGATCTCCGGCCTCCGTCCATCCCATTACGGTAATGGCTTCTTGTCTTGCGCCCGGCATTCCGGCGATTTCAAATGGTCCATTATGTCTCTGGATAAGGAAATCCTTTCTCAGGCCGCTGATCAGGCCCGTGGCATCGCGATTGATGGAGTGGTGGCGGCCGGCAATGCCGGACACCTCGGGCTGCCTTTGGGTGCGGCCGAGATCGGGGCCGTCCTTTTCGGACATTCCCTGAGATTCAATCCGGCGCGTCCGCGATGGATCAACCGCGACCGGTTCGTCCTCTCGGCCGGCCATGGTTCGATGTTCCTTTACGGGTGGCTTCACCTTGCCGGGTATGATCTGCCGAAGGAGGAACTGGCGAAATTCCGGCACCTGCACAGCAAGACTCCGGGCCATCCCGAGTTCCATGAGACCGTCGGCGTCGAAGCCACGACCGGGCCACTTGGCCAGGGGGTTGGCAATGCGGTCGGAATGGCGATGTCGGCCAAAATGGCCGAGGCTCGATTCAACACGGCTGAGCACACCATCCTCGACTACCGGGTGGTCTGCCTGATGGGCGACGGGTGCAATCAGGAGGGAGTGTCCCAGGAGGCCTGCGCGCTGGCCGGGCACCTCGGGCTCGACAATCTGATCCTGATCTTCGACAGCAACGACGTCACGCTCGACGCCCAGGGCGAAGCGAGTCAATCGGAGGACACGGCGGCCCGATTCAAGGCCATCGGTTTCGACGTCCAGACCATCGACGGGCATGATCTCGAGGCGATTGCCGGGGCCTATGACGCGGCGCGTTCGACCACCTCGGGTCGGCCGCAGTTGATCATCGCCCGGACCGAGATCGGTCGGGGCATTCCGGAGGTGGCGGGAACCTTCAAGGCCCATGGTGAAGGCGGCGCGAAATTCGCCGAGAAGTCGAAGGCGGGTCTTGGTCTCCCCGCCGGCGAAACATTCTATGTATCCGACGAGGTGCATGATTATTTCAAGGCCCAGGCGCATCACCACGATGAGGATCAGGCAGAGTGGGATGCTCTCTATTCTGCATGGAAGGCGGCGAACCCCGACCTGGCGGCCCTGCTCGAAGACGGCTATGCCCGGACCCTGCCCGATGTGGATACCCTGCTTTCCTGGATACCGGAGGCCTCGGACAAGCCGGCGGCCACGCGGGTGACCGGCGGCAAGGCGCTCAATGCGCTGGCGGCGAGACTGCCGTTGATTGTCAGCGGAAGCGCCGACCTCTATGGCTCGACCAAGAATTACCTGGACGACGCCGGTGGCGATTTCACCCGTGAGAACCGACTTGGCCGCAATATCCGTTTCGGTATCCGGGAGCACGCGATGGGCGCGATCGTCAACGGGATGGCTTACGAGGGACTGTTCATCCCGTCCGGTGCCACCTTCTTCACTTTTTCCGATTATATGCGGCCGTCGGTCCGCCTGTCGGCTCTTTCGGGTCTGCCGGTGATGTGGTACTGGACGCATGACAGTGTCGGGGTGGGGGTGGATGGTCCGACCCATCAGCCGGTGGAAACGATCGGCAGCCTGCGCTGTGTCCCGAATCTCGACATGATCCGTCCGGCTGATGCCGAGGAGGTGGCCGGTGCCATCGTTGCGGCGATCGAGCGGGCGGACGGTCCCACCGGTTTGAGTCTCTCGCGGCAGGATCTGCCTTTGCTGTCCGAGATCCCGGTGGCCGAGCGTCGCCGGGGAGTGCTCAGAGGAGGCTATGTCGCCCGTCGGGAGAAAGGCGAGCTCAAGGCCATCATCATCGGCACCGGCAGCGAGCTGCAGCTCGCGCTGAAGGCGGCCGATACTCTGGGAGACGGAGTGCGGGTCGTCTCCATGCCCTGCACGGAGCGCTTCGACCGCCAGGCGAGTGATTACCGGGAGAGTGTGCTTCCGGCAGGTTGTCGGCGGCGGGTCGCGGTCGAGGCGGGCGTTTCCGAAACGTGGTACAAATATGTCGGCCTCGACGGCGAGGTCGTCGGGATCGATCGTTTCGGTTTGTCGGCTCCGGGTGACCAGGTGATGGACGCTCTTGGCGTCACGGTCGAAACGGTTGCTGCGGCGGTCAAACGGGTGATGGCCTGAAGACCGGATCCATTGAGTCCTGTTCTGTTTTTCATGGAGGCGCCGTTTACCGGCGCCTCGTTTTTTTGGATCGACGCACGGAGTCGGTTCCATTGGGATCGCCCGGCTGTCCAGCGATGCCGTCGAATCCGGCTGATCCCCGACGTCGCGCTCGGCCGGTCGTCCACCCTGCCTGCTCCCCGATTACACATAGTGAAGCCGCCTCGAGTCCATCACGCGAATTGACGCGAATGCGTGGCAAGAGGCTGCCGCGGCTACTGCTACAGCTCTTGAATTCTCCTGAGTCCCATTTGATCCGGCGCCACTGACTCCCGAACCCACTCTCCTCCGACCATGATTGATCCAACGAATTCCGATCCCCTTGAGATGAATGCCTCGGGGTTGTTGCGCAAATTGACCGGCCGCAGGCCTGCCCCGAGGGGCCGTGCCCGCCCGGGGAGCACGACCCTACATACTGATTTCTGGTGGAGTCGCTTCGTCGTTCCGGTTCTGGGCGGCCTTCTGGCCGTCGGACTGGGCGGTTGTGGCAAGGGTGGCGACGGGGGAGGCGGCGGAGATGGCGGCGCGATGGCCGTCCCGGTGGTCGTTTCGCAAGTGCGACTTGAGGCGATCTCGGAGCGGATCTTTGTCGTGGGGAGTCTGGCTGCGAATGAGCGGGTGGAGATCAAGAGCGAGATTGACGGGCGGCTCGAGACGGTCGGCTTTATCGAGGGGGAGTCGGTCAAGGCCGGGCAGGTTCTCTTCAAACTCGACCAGGTCAAACTCGAGGCCGCGGTCAACCTGGCGGAAGCCAATTTCAAACTGGCGAAGACGGTTCTCGAACGCAATGAATCCCTGCTGGAAAGCCGGTCGATTTCCCAGCAGGAACTGGATCGGGCGATCGCCACATTTTCCTCGACGCAGGCCAGTCTGGAACTGGCGAAGGAGGACCTGATTGATGCGACCATCGTGGCTCCTTTCGACGGGGTCATGAGTGATCGGAAGGTCAGTCCGGGCCAGGTGGTGAATTCGGGGACCCCTCTGGCCGCGATCATCGACACGGATCCATTGAAGGCGGAGTTCAATGTGCCCGAGAGGTTCATCAGTCAGCTGACACTCGGGCAGAATATCGAGATCAAGGTCACCGCCTACCCGAACGAAACCTTTGTCGGCCGGGTCTATTTCATCAGCCCCGAAGTGACTTCCTCGAGCCGGACGGTCCTGATGAAGGCGGAGGTGGACAACCGGGACGGACGTTTGAAAGCGGGCATGTTCGGCAATCTGGACCTGATCCTCGACGTGAAGGAAGGGGCCCTGGTCATCCCGGAAACCGCAATCAGCTACCGGGGCGATCTCGCCTCGGTTTACGTGATCAACGAGGCGAACGAGGCTGAGCTCCGATCCGTCCGCCCGGGCATTCGCCTGGCGGGCCGGGTTGAGATCGTCGAGGGATTGCAGGCGGGTGAGCGGGTCGTGACCGAGGGTATCCAGAAGATCGGCCCGGGATCACCGGTTTCGATTTCCCCGAAGTCGGATCTGATCCTCCCGGCGGACGATCCGAACGCTGAGGACACGGTGCCAAACGGCTGACGCTGAACCGGATTTCCCGACATGTTACTGTCCCAAGTCAGCATCCGCCGCCCGATCCTCACCACGATGATGAGCCTCGGCCTGCTCATCTTCGGCATTCTCGGTTTGTCCCGACTCCCGGTGCGCGAATTGCCGGACGTGGATCCTCCGATCGTCGATGTGCTCACCGTCTATCCGGGTGCGAGCGCCACGGTGGTGGAAACCGAAGTGACGGAGCGCCTGGAGGAGGCGATCAACAGCATCGAGGGCATCAAGCGGATGACCAGTCAGAGCCGCGAGCAGGTCAGCAATGTCACGGTCGAGTTCAATCTGGGCAGAGACATCGATGTGGCCGCCCAGGACGTCCGGGACCGGGTATCGCGCATCCGCGGCCGGTTGCCGGAGGACATCCTGGAACCCGTGGTGGCCAAGCAGGACTCCAACGCCTATGCCATTCTCTGGATCGCGCTGTACAGCGATCAGCTCAACACCCTTGAGTTGTCGGACCTGGCGATCAACCTGATCAAGGACCGCCTGCAGACGGTGGAGGGGGTCAGTTCGGTCATCATCGGGGGAGAGAAACGTTTTGCCATCCGGCTTTGGCTCGATCCGGAGAAGATGGCGGCGCGGCGTGTCACGGTGGACGATGTGCAGACGGCGCTGCGCGAGCAGAACATCGAATTGCCGAGCGGGCGGGTAGAGAACCTCGAGCGCGAGATGACGATTCAGACCCGGGGCGAGATGAAGGATCCCGAAGAGTTCGGGGACCTGGTCATCCGCCGGGATGGCGACACGCTGATCCGCCTGCGCGAAATCGCCCGGGTGGAGGCGGGAGTCGAGGACCTGCGTTCGGTGGCCCGCTACAATTCCAAGCCGGCGGTCGGGATCGGCATCGTCCGGCAGTCGCGTTCGAACCTGATCGACGTGGCCCGGGGGATCAAGGCGGAGATGGAGCGTCTGAAGCCCTTCCTGCCGTCGTCGGTCGAGACCTTCTATGCCTATGATGAAGCGGCTTATGTCGAGCAGGCGGTGGTCGAGGTCTGGGAGACGCTCGGCATCGCCTTTGTCCTGGTCGTCCTGACCATCTTCATCTTCCTGCGGAGCGTCCGGTCGACCATCGTACCCGTTCTGGCGATACCAGTTTCCATCGTGGCCAGTTTCGGGCTGCTTTACGTTCTCGGTTATTCGATCAACATCATCACCCTTCTGGCCTTGATCCTCGCGATCGGCATCGTGGTCGACGACTCAATCGTGGTTCTGGAGAACATCTTCCGCCATATCGAGGAGGGACTCTCGCCGATGGAGGCGGCCAAGAAGTCGATGGAGGAGATCGCCTATGCGATCGTGACGATCACCCTGTCGCTGGTCGCGGTATTCCTGCCCCTTGCTTTTCTGCCGAGTCTGACAGGTCGGCTCTTCATCGAGTTTGCCACGGCCCTGTCAGGATCTGTGCTCATCTCGGCCTTCGTGGCGTTGACCCTGGCGCCGATGGTGGCCTCGCGTGCGCTCCGGCCGCTCAATCGTGAGAAGCACGGCCGGCTCTTCAATTTCTTCGAGCGCCGGTTCGACTGGATCAACGGCCACTACATGCGGGTGTTGCGCTTCTCCATGCGGCACCGTTTCCTGGTCATCTTCGGAGCGATCGCCTCGCTGGGGCTTTCGGCCCTGGTTCTCTCACGGCTGGACCGTGAATTCCTTCCTGATGAAGACAAGGGGCGGCTCTTCTGTATTCTCTTCGCGCCGGAGGGATCGACCAGTGAATACACGGACCGGATGATGCGCCAGATGGAGGCGATTGTTTCCGAAACGCCCGAGGTGGCGGGCTATTTCACGGCGGTGGCCCTCCCGTTCAGTGGTCCGGGTTCGGCGACGGTTGGCTTCATGTTCATCACCCTGAAGGAGGATCGGGAGCGGCATGTCCGGGAAATCGTGGGCGCGCCGGACGGATTCGGGAACCGCTTCTTCACTGAGATCGAGGGTGCGTTCGCTGTGCCGAACATCCCGAAGGCGATCGAGACGACCGGTGGCCGCCCCTTTCAGCTGGTCCTGCAGAGCACCGAGATGGATGCGGTCGAGGCCTACACCCTCGAGTTGACCAACAAGCTGCGGCAGATCGGCTACCTGACCAATGTCCGGCAGAATTTCGAAGTGAGCAAACCCGAGCTGCGGATCATGGTGGAGCGCAACCGGGCGGCGGCGCTCGGAGTCTCGATCGAACAGGTTTCGCGGACTCTGCAGATTCTCTTTGGGGGCCAGGATCTGAGCCGGGTCAAGCGGGGAGGGAAGGAATATGACGTCATCGCCCAGCTCGACCGTGAATCCCGGCTGACGCCTTCGGATCTTGACCGTCTTTATGTGCGCAGCGCGACAGGGCAACTGGTCCAGCTGAGCAACGTGGCCCGCTACGAAACCGGGGCCGGTCCCAATGCGATCTATCACTTCAATCGCTACCGCTCGGCCACGATCGAGGCACAGCCGGTCGGAATCACCCTGGGAACGGCGATGGAGCGGGTGGAGAAATTGCTGGAGCAGGACCTGCCGGCGGGTTTCCGTTATGAGTGGACGGGCGAATCGGGGGATCTGCAGGAAACCGGTCAGGACATCACCTTCGTCTTTGTTCTGGCACTGGTCATTGTCTTCATGGTTCTGGCCGCCCAGTTTGAAAGTGTCGTCCATCCCTTCACCGTCATGCTCTCCCTGCCGCTGGCCTTTCTCGGCGCTTTCGGCCTGCTCTGGCTGGTCGGGTGGATCCTGCCTGACGTGGGTGGGATGAACATCAACCTGTTCAGCCAGATCGGACTCGTTCTCCTGGTTGGTCTTGTGACCAAGAATTCCATACTTCTGGTCGAGTTTGCCAATCAACGCGTGGCGCGCGGGGTGCCGGCGATGGAGGCCATGATCGAGGCGGGCCGGATCCGTCTTCGGCCGATTCTCATGACCAGCCTGGCGACGATCGCGGGTATTCTGCCCATCGCCATCGGCATCGGCGGATCAGCGGAAGGACGTCGTCCGCTGGGTGTGGCGGCGGTCGGCGGCATGGTCACGAGCACGATGCTCACCCTGATCGTCATCCCGGTGGTCTACACCCTCTTCGCCGATCTGACGAATCGGCGGAAGCGCAAGAGGACAAAGGCGGCGGGCGAAGCGGGAGAACCGGTGTCGCAGGCTGATTCCGGATCCGGGGATTGAATGACCGCGCCGGCGACCAGGGCCACCCGCTTCCGCCGGGGGATAATCTTCGCCCTGTCCGGGATGGCGGTCGCCGCACTGGCCGGCGTGATCACTGTCCTGATTCCGTCGATACAGCGTTCGATCTTCCTCTCGCTGCTTGTCTCCCCGGGCCTGGATCGGGTCGAGGTTGGTCAGGTCCGCTTTCGGCCGGGTTCATTTCTGGTTGAAAACCTGGTGATCGAGGAAGCCGGGATGCGGACGGAGGTTGGGCGTGCCTGGGGTGAGGGGGGGATCTGGAAGGCCCTGTTGGGACGCGCGGTCGAGCTGCGCGTCTATGAGGTGGAGGGGTGGTCGGTCCGTCTGGATCGCGAGAGCCTGGTGACGGCGGGGAAGGGAGGGCTTCCGGTCGAGTCGGCCCTGGCCTTGCTGCCGTTGTTTCTGACGGTGGACGAATTCCGGGTGAATGGCCAGCTGGCGATCGAAACCGGACCGGAAGGGCTCATCCACCTGGAGATGGAAGGGGAGGGCACCGGTTTGGGACCGGACCGGGTCGGCCGGATCGGTGTGGCCGGGACGGTTCAGGGGCTGGGCCTGCCCGATCAACCTCTCCAATTGGATTTCACCATCGCGCGGGGGGCTGAATCGGATCCGGTTGAGATCGGGGTGGAAGGAACCCTGGGAGAAGGGGCGGACGGCGTTTTTCTCACCCTGGTGGCACGCCAGGAGGATACCCTGCTGACGGTGGAAGGGGCGATCGAGGCAGATCTGCCGCCTCTGGATGCACTCCTCGGGTGGGGCGATCCTCCGCGCCTCGCTTCGGGCCGGGGCCGGTTGAGCTTTGCCACGAGAGCCAACCACTCGGGTGAGATGATGGTCGATGGGGAACTGGCGGTCTCGGGACTCGAGCTGACCGGCGGATACCACCTCGATCAACTGAGAGCTCCGTATCGATTGATCCTGATTCCGGATACAAGTTTCTCGCTGCGGGCGCCGATCGTGATTGATCGCGGCGGACTCCTGTCGGATCTGCAGGTGGCGGTTTCGGCGGTGGCGGATGATCCGGACTGGCAGGTGGACGGGACCCTGTCGGGTGATCAGATCAAGCTGGAGGATCTTGCGATTCTTGCGCCACTTTTCCGGATTCCCACCGACCCGGAGGCAATCGACGCTTCGGTGGCCTGGCGGTCCTTTCGCGGGCATCTGGGTTTGGATCTTGCCCGGGTCTGGGTTGGTTCGGGGGCGGTCCTGGAAGACCTGGCTGCCGGGATGGACTTTTCGGACGATGAGGTGCGGATCGAAGAGGCGACCGCGGTGTTGGCCGGAGGTGCGCTGATGGGTCGCCTGAGCCTGGGGTTTGATGCGTCCGCTCCGCTGCCCTACCGGTTGGAAAGCCGCTGGACGGCATCGGGGGTCGAAATCGATAAGCTGTTGGACGACCGGGCTGGAGGCGCGGTCATGGACGGTCCGTTTGCGCTGGATCTGACAACGGAGGCTGCCGGGGGAAATCTGCGGGCGCTGGGCGGGGGACTGACCGGCCGGTTGGCGCTCCTGGGCGGTCCCGGCAGTTTCCGGGGCTTCCAGGAGCAGACCCGATCCGCCTCGAATCTCGCCGGGATGCTGGGCGCGCTCCTGGGATCGGATCGCCTGCAGGCCCTGGCCGGTTTGGGCCGGGAACTGGGTGAGATTCATTATGAACAGATCCGGATGAACCTGGAGCGGGACGAGACGGGTCGGCTTGCGGTGGAGCGACTTCAACTCCAGGGTCCGGATATCAAGTTGGCAGGCGAGGGATGGATTGAATCCTCGGGGTGGGCGGATTACGCCGATGCGCCGATGGCCCTGACCTTTCGGATGGGCGCCAAGGGAACCCTGGCCGACCTGCTCGGGATGGTCGGGTTGACGGAACTGGGCCGGATCGACGCCGAAGGCTACCGGCTGATGACGGGTTCCTTCAAGGTGAGGGGATCGCCGGCCCGGCCGGATGTCTCCGAACTGTGGGGAATCCTCAGGCAGGCAGCCACGGATACTTTCTTCGGTGGCGGGCGGTGATCGCGGCGCGGACCCGGCCAGGCGCGGCTGCGCCGAGGAAGGCAAACCGCACCGCCGGATTCGAGTCATCCGCTTCGCCCGGGCAGAAATCACGGAATCGAGCATTACAGTCTTAAGGTGAGCTGCGCACTTGCCATGCGGGGTCGAGGGAGTTTACTAGTGCGTTGTCAGCGCTGTCTGTGCCGGACCCTGGGCGCCGGTTGATAAATTCTTCGGGACAATTGTTTTTCAGGGCTAGATGGAGCATTCGGTAGTTGTTGATGCGGTCAGCAAGTCGCTGGGAGGACAGCAGGTCGTGCGGGGAGTCTCGCTATCGGTCAGGACCGGTGAGTTCTTCTCCCTGCTTGGACCCAGCGGTTGTGGCAAGTCGACCACACTCCGATTGATTGCGGGTTTCGAGAAACCCAATGAGGGCCGGATCCTGATCAACGGATCTTTGCCGAACGGAACTC from Opitutaceae bacterium includes:
- the trmD gene encoding tRNA (guanosine(37)-N1)-methyltransferase TrmD, translating into MKIDILTLFPAMLEGFLSESMIGRARTAGLLEIAVHNIRDWATDKHQVTDDRPFGGGAGMVMKPEPLFAAIEAVRRPGSLSVYLAPDGESLTPTLARELNAAPHLILVSGHYEGIDQRVRDHAIDREVSIGDYVLTNGTLAAAVLVDVCARFTPGVLGEEKSLTQESFTGNLLDFPQYTRPAEFRGWGIPEVLLSGNHAEIDKWRHEQRLERTRKLRPDLLKKSHETNR
- the rpsP gene encoding 30S ribosomal protein S16; the protein is MALKIKLARTGATHNPVYRVVVAEARGNRDGRFVEILGTYQPKQRNNRLKLNVERADYWVSQGAIPTNTSRSLIKKARKAAPAEVAATPAESTASAEG
- a CDS encoding efflux RND transporter periplasmic adaptor subunit — protein: MIDPTNSDPLEMNASGLLRKLTGRRPAPRGRARPGSTTLHTDFWWSRFVVPVLGGLLAVGLGGCGKGGDGGGGGDGGAMAVPVVVSQVRLEAISERIFVVGSLAANERVEIKSEIDGRLETVGFIEGESVKAGQVLFKLDQVKLEAAVNLAEANFKLAKTVLERNESLLESRSISQQELDRAIATFSSTQASLELAKEDLIDATIVAPFDGVMSDRKVSPGQVVNSGTPLAAIIDTDPLKAEFNVPERFISQLTLGQNIEIKVTAYPNETFVGRVYFISPEVTSSSRTVLMKAEVDNRDGRLKAGMFGNLDLILDVKEGALVIPETAISYRGDLASVYVINEANEAELRSVRPGIRLAGRVEIVEGLQAGERVVTEGIQKIGPGSPVSISPKSDLILPADDPNAEDTVPNG
- the tkt gene encoding transketolase produces the protein MSLDKEILSQAADQARGIAIDGVVAAGNAGHLGLPLGAAEIGAVLFGHSLRFNPARPRWINRDRFVLSAGHGSMFLYGWLHLAGYDLPKEELAKFRHLHSKTPGHPEFHETVGVEATTGPLGQGVGNAVGMAMSAKMAEARFNTAEHTILDYRVVCLMGDGCNQEGVSQEACALAGHLGLDNLILIFDSNDVTLDAQGEASQSEDTAARFKAIGFDVQTIDGHDLEAIAGAYDAARSTTSGRPQLIIARTEIGRGIPEVAGTFKAHGEGGAKFAEKSKAGLGLPAGETFYVSDEVHDYFKAQAHHHDEDQAEWDALYSAWKAANPDLAALLEDGYARTLPDVDTLLSWIPEASDKPAATRVTGGKALNALAARLPLIVSGSADLYGSTKNYLDDAGGDFTRENRLGRNIRFGIREHAMGAIVNGMAYEGLFIPSGATFFTFSDYMRPSVRLSALSGLPVMWYWTHDSVGVGVDGPTHQPVETIGSLRCVPNLDMIRPADAEEVAGAIVAAIERADGPTGLSLSRQDLPLLSEIPVAERRRGVLRGGYVARREKGELKAIIIGTGSELQLALKAADTLGDGVRVVSMPCTERFDRQASDYRESVLPAGCRRRVAVEAGVSETWYKYVGLDGEVVGIDRFGLSAPGDQVMDALGVTVETVAAAVKRVMA
- the ychF gene encoding redox-regulated ATPase YchF — encoded protein: MLRAGIVGLPNVGKSTLFNALTRSRKAEAANYPFCTIEPNVGVVQVPDNRLEPLSRITKSAKIIPAAVEFLDIAGLVAGASKGEGLGNKFLSNIREVDAIVEVVRCFENDDIIHNMGSVDPIRDIEVISTELVLADLDSAERQLERNLKKARGQDKDAIAAVALLERLIPHLNEGKTVNSFAVSDEREQQRINGFQLLSAKPVIYACNVGEDDVADHDKNPHVAKVREYVRTHRDAESCVICSKLEEDLGELSPEEEQQFLSELGARDSGVSELIHATYHLLGLASFLTSGEIETRAWTFIKGMKAPQCAGVIHTDFEKGFIKAEVVSWEDLKAAGSIAAAREAGKYRMEGRDYEVKDGDVVHFRFNV
- the rplS gene encoding 50S ribosomal protein L19; this encodes MKPIVSEITRSQLKTDLPAFKVGDGVRVHTKVREGEKERIQVFAGIVIARKGGGIQETFTVRRISYGEGVEKVFPVHSPNIDKIEIDRESKVMRARLYYLRGRIGKRAVQVKEKRTS